A genomic window from Lactobacillus sp. ESL0677 includes:
- the uvrB gene encoding excinuclease ABC subunit UvrB — protein MIKRQEKRKFELVSKFQPAGDQEQAIQQLTQGFKKGDKEQILEGATGTGKTFTMANIIANLNKPTLVISHNKTLVGQLYGEFKEFFPHNAVDYFVSYYDYYQPEAYVPQSDTYIEKDSAINDEIDQLRHQATSDLMERNDVIVVASVSCIYGLGDPHEYAASVITVHEGEEYERNTLLRDLVNIQYDRNDIDFQRGRFRVRGDSVEVFPAGNSNHAYRIEFFGDEIDRIVEVDALTGEVIGERESISLFPATHFMTNDEQMRRALKLISQEMKLQVKEFEGEGKLLEAERIKQRTTYDMEMMSEVGYTNGIENYSRHMEGRKEGEPPYTLLDFFPDDFLILIDESHATMPEIRAMYNGDRNRKKTLIDYGFRLPSALDNRPLKLQEFEKHVNQILYVSATPGDYELARTPHKVEQIIRPTGLLDPKIEVRPIEGQIDDLVAEINKRIDHHERVFVTTLTKKMAEDLTDYLKDLGIKVQYLHSDVKTLERMQILRDLRLGKYDVLIGINLLREGIDVPEVSLVAILDADKEGFLRAYRPLVQTMGRASRNQNGEVIMYADSITDSMREAIEATQRRRKLQIAFNEEHGITPTTIVKPIRDAISAIKTADDVPDSDSFADLNFDELTAKQKKTMISDLRKQMQDAAKKLDFEGAATLRDAIMELENSTRKPIKKKGKTLNGK, from the coding sequence ATGATTAAGCGACAAGAAAAGCGTAAATTTGAACTTGTATCTAAATTTCAGCCTGCTGGCGACCAAGAGCAGGCGATTCAGCAGCTAACTCAGGGCTTTAAGAAGGGCGATAAGGAGCAAATTCTTGAAGGGGCAACTGGTACTGGTAAGACCTTCACGATGGCGAATATTATTGCTAATTTAAATAAGCCAACTTTAGTTATTTCTCACAATAAAACATTGGTGGGTCAATTGTACGGTGAGTTTAAAGAATTTTTCCCGCATAATGCTGTTGACTACTTCGTGTCTTACTATGATTATTACCAGCCTGAAGCCTATGTGCCACAGTCTGACACTTATATTGAAAAAGACTCGGCAATTAATGACGAGATTGACCAGCTGCGCCACCAGGCGACTAGCGATCTGATGGAACGTAACGATGTGATTGTTGTAGCCTCGGTTTCTTGTATCTACGGTTTAGGTGACCCGCATGAGTATGCCGCTAGTGTGATTACCGTGCATGAGGGCGAAGAATACGAGCGCAATACTCTGCTGCGTGATTTGGTAAATATTCAATATGACCGCAATGATATTGACTTTCAACGTGGGCGTTTTCGTGTGCGTGGTGATAGTGTGGAAGTTTTTCCAGCTGGTAATTCCAACCATGCATACCGGATTGAATTTTTCGGTGATGAAATTGACCGGATTGTGGAAGTTGATGCGTTAACCGGTGAAGTAATTGGCGAACGTGAAAGTATTTCATTGTTTCCCGCGACCCACTTTATGACTAACGATGAGCAGATGCGGCGCGCGCTTAAGTTAATTTCACAAGAAATGAAATTGCAGGTAAAAGAATTCGAGGGTGAAGGCAAATTACTGGAAGCCGAGCGGATTAAGCAACGCACGACCTATGACATGGAAATGATGAGTGAGGTTGGCTATACAAACGGAATTGAAAATTACTCGCGCCACATGGAAGGTCGTAAGGAAGGCGAACCACCGTATACGCTGCTTGACTTCTTTCCTGATGACTTTTTGATTTTGATTGACGAGTCGCACGCCACAATGCCAGAAATCCGGGCAATGTATAATGGCGACCGTAATCGAAAAAAGACCTTGATTGACTATGGTTTTCGTTTGCCATCAGCGCTTGATAACAGACCGTTAAAATTGCAGGAATTTGAAAAGCACGTTAACCAAATTTTGTATGTGTCGGCAACGCCGGGGGATTACGAATTAGCGCGCACACCGCATAAGGTTGAGCAGATTATCAGACCAACGGGATTGCTAGACCCTAAGATTGAGGTTCGACCGATTGAGGGGCAAATTGATGACTTGGTAGCGGAAATTAATAAGCGTATTGACCATCATGAGCGGGTTTTTGTGACAACATTAACCAAAAAGATGGCGGAGGACTTGACTGATTATCTCAAGGACTTGGGAATTAAGGTCCAATACCTGCATTCAGATGTTAAAACTTTGGAGCGAATGCAGATTTTGCGTGACTTACGACTAGGAAAATATGATGTATTAATTGGTATCAACTTGCTGCGCGAAGGAATTGACGTGCCCGAGGTTTCCTTGGTAGCAATTTTGGATGCGGACAAAGAAGGCTTTTTGCGGGCTTATCGACCGTTAGTTCAGACGATGGGTCGAGCTTCACGTAACCAAAATGGTGAGGTTATCATGTATGCCGATTCGATTACTGATTCCATGCGGGAAGCAATTGAGGCAACGCAAAGACGGCGGAAGCTGCAGATTGCTTTTAATGAAGAACATGGTATCACACCGACAACAATTGTGAAGCCGATTCGGGATGCCATTTCAGCAATCAAGACGGCGGATGATGTGCCTGACAGTGATAGCTTTGCGGATCTTAACTTTGATGAGTTGACTGCTAAACAGAAGAAGACAATGATTTCTGATTTGCGCAAGCAAATGCAAGATGCCGCTAAGAAGCTGGACTTTGAAGGGGCAGCAACCTTGCGGGATGCAATTATGGAATTAGAAAATTCGACGAGAAAACCGATTAAGAAAAAGGGAAAAACATTAAATGGTAAATGA
- the uvrA gene encoding excinuclease ABC subunit UvrA, producing the protein MVNDKIVIRGAREHNLKDINLTIPKDKLVVITGLSGSGKSSLAFDTLYAEGRRRYVQSLSSYARQFLGQMDKPDVDSIDGLNPAISIDQKTTSHNPRSTVGTVTEINDYLRLLWARVGHPICPNDGTLIERQSAQQMVDRILSLPERSKIQLFAPVVRAKRGEHKEVFKRVQRAGYVRVIVDGEMHEIGEDFNLAKNKRHTIDIVVDRLIVKEGIRSRLFDSVEAALRLSDGYMNVDVIGNTMLNFSEYYACPKCGFTVGEMEPRLFSFNAPFGACPDCDGLGVKLSVDKDLVVPDKSKTLAEGAIAPWKNSKYYGEMLAQACDALKIPLNKPFSKLTKKQQETILHGSTKEIKFHVTGDFGVNDTTAPFEGAMENVERRYKHPMSKFMRDVMGKYMTELTCSTCHGKRLNEKALAVKVMGKDIAEASELAINKALDFFNGVKFDEQETIIAKPILKEVRDRLTFLNSVGLDYLTLSRSANTLSGGEAQRIRLATQIGSNLSGVMYVLDEPSIGLHQRDNDRLITALKRMRDLGNSLIVVEHDDETMRQADYLIDMGPGAGTYGGEVMAAGTPQEVEENPQSLTGQYLTGKKFVPVPLKRRKGNGNKITITGAAENNLKNIKVDFPLGKFIVVSGVSGSGKSTLINMILKRALAQKLNRNQTKPGKYKSISGYKNIEKIIDIDQSPIGRTPRSNPATYTSVFDDIRTLFAQTNEAKLRGYTKARFSFNVKGGRCEACHGDGIIKIEMNFLPDVYVPCEVCHGSRYNSETLEVTYRKKNIAQVLDMTISEACDFFKNIPKIARKLQTIVDVGLGYVKLGQSATTLSGGEAQRMKLAAELQKLSTGKNFYILDEPTTGLHTDDIKRLLEVLQRLVDEGNTVLIIEHNLDVIKNADWLIDLGPEGGEGGGNIVATGTPEQVAEVENSYTGQYLKPVLVRDTKLTKLAAKKRKVK; encoded by the coding sequence ATGGTAAATGATAAAATCGTTATCCGTGGTGCGCGTGAGCACAATCTCAAGGATATTAATTTAACAATTCCAAAGGATAAACTAGTGGTCATCACTGGTTTGTCAGGTTCCGGTAAGAGTTCACTGGCCTTTGATACGCTTTATGCCGAAGGTCGCAGACGCTATGTGCAGTCACTATCTAGTTATGCCCGACAATTTTTGGGACAAATGGATAAGCCTGATGTCGACTCTATTGACGGTTTGAACCCAGCAATTTCAATTGACCAAAAAACGACGTCGCATAACCCGCGTTCAACAGTTGGAACGGTTACTGAAATCAACGATTATCTGCGGTTATTATGGGCGCGTGTTGGGCACCCAATCTGTCCTAACGATGGGACGTTAATTGAACGGCAATCAGCGCAACAGATGGTTGATCGCATTTTAAGCCTGCCCGAGCGAAGTAAAATTCAATTGTTCGCACCAGTTGTGCGGGCAAAGCGTGGCGAGCATAAGGAAGTCTTCAAGCGTGTTCAACGGGCTGGCTACGTGCGGGTCATTGTTGATGGTGAGATGCATGAAATTGGTGAAGACTTCAATTTAGCCAAGAATAAGCGGCATACGATTGACATTGTGGTTGACAGGTTAATTGTTAAAGAAGGAATTCGTTCGCGATTATTTGATTCTGTTGAGGCGGCTCTGCGTCTGTCTGATGGCTACATGAACGTTGACGTCATTGGGAATACTATGTTGAACTTTTCGGAATATTATGCTTGTCCTAAGTGTGGTTTTACGGTTGGCGAAATGGAGCCGCGGCTCTTCTCTTTTAATGCGCCGTTTGGAGCTTGTCCTGATTGTGATGGCCTCGGGGTCAAGCTGTCAGTTGACAAGGATTTGGTGGTTCCTGATAAAAGTAAGACTTTGGCTGAAGGCGCAATTGCACCGTGGAAAAATTCTAAATATTACGGTGAAATGCTGGCTCAAGCCTGCGATGCATTAAAAATCCCGCTGAATAAGCCATTTTCAAAATTAACTAAAAAACAGCAAGAGACAATTTTACACGGCTCAACGAAAGAAATTAAGTTTCACGTTACCGGTGATTTTGGCGTTAACGATACCACGGCACCGTTTGAAGGCGCGATGGAAAATGTTGAAAGGCGTTATAAACATCCAATGTCGAAATTCATGCGTGATGTGATGGGCAAGTATATGACCGAACTTACTTGTTCAACCTGCCACGGTAAACGCCTTAATGAAAAAGCATTGGCTGTTAAAGTGATGGGCAAGGATATTGCCGAAGCTTCAGAACTCGCAATCAACAAGGCACTAGACTTCTTTAACGGGGTTAAGTTTGATGAGCAAGAAACAATTATTGCCAAGCCAATTTTGAAAGAAGTCCGTGATCGTCTGACCTTTTTAAACAGTGTGGGCTTAGATTACTTAACTTTATCGCGATCAGCCAATACTTTATCAGGTGGGGAAGCACAGCGAATCCGCTTGGCAACACAGATTGGCTCCAATTTATCGGGAGTTATGTATGTCCTTGATGAGCCATCGATTGGGTTGCACCAACGTGATAATGATCGCTTAATTACTGCTTTAAAACGAATGCGCGACTTAGGTAACTCTCTGATTGTGGTTGAGCATGATGATGAAACAATGCGCCAGGCCGATTATCTGATTGATATGGGACCTGGTGCTGGGACCTATGGCGGTGAAGTAATGGCTGCTGGGACACCGCAAGAAGTTGAAGAAAATCCTCAATCGCTGACCGGACAGTATTTAACTGGTAAAAAGTTTGTCCCTGTTCCTTTAAAACGGCGCAAGGGTAACGGTAATAAGATTACTATTACGGGTGCTGCCGAAAATAATCTGAAAAATATTAAGGTTGATTTTCCTTTAGGCAAATTTATCGTAGTCAGTGGTGTGTCAGGTTCTGGTAAATCCACGTTAATTAACATGATTTTAAAACGGGCACTGGCGCAAAAATTAAATCGCAATCAGACTAAGCCAGGTAAGTACAAGAGTATCAGTGGCTATAAGAATATTGAAAAAATCATTGATATTGACCAAAGCCCGATTGGTCGAACACCACGCAGTAATCCGGCAACCTATACCAGTGTTTTTGATGATATTCGGACGCTGTTTGCCCAAACTAATGAGGCCAAATTACGGGGCTACACCAAAGCACGTTTCTCGTTTAACGTCAAGGGTGGTCGGTGTGAAGCCTGTCATGGTGATGGAATTATCAAGATTGAAATGAACTTTTTGCCAGATGTTTATGTACCGTGTGAGGTTTGTCACGGTAGTCGTTATAATTCGGAAACTCTAGAAGTTACATACCGGAAGAAAAATATTGCTCAAGTGCTGGATATGACGATTAGCGAAGCCTGCGACTTCTTTAAGAATATTCCTAAGATTGCCCGCAAGTTACAGACAATTGTTGATGTGGGTCTAGGCTACGTTAAGTTAGGTCAATCGGCAACAACTTTGTCTGGTGGGGAAGCTCAACGGATGAAACTTGCGGCTGAATTGCAAAAGTTGTCGACGGGCAAGAACTTTTATATTCTTGATGAGCCGACAACTGGGCTCCACACGGATGATATTAAGCGGTTGCTTGAGGTTTTACAACGGCTAGTTGATGAGGGCAATACCGTTTTAATTATTGAGCACAACCTTGATGTCATTAAAAATGCTGACTGGCTAATCGATCTTGGCCCTGAAGGCGGCGAAGGCGGCGGTAATATTGTTGCTACAGGTACTCCTGAGCAAGTTGCGGAAGTAGAAAATAGTTATACTGGACAATACCTCAAGCCAGTGTTGGTGCGGGATACAAAGCTAACAAAATTAGCAGCAAAAAAAAGAAAAGTTAAATAG
- a CDS encoding DUF308 domain-containing protein, whose product MDNFSSYREHRGFDWAAFLAGILMIVAGLFLLRHPGKALHAFVLLFAILSIVQGFVWLAFYSHFHYYISLSWMSIVSGVLDILVGILFLYSYDAAGLTLAYLFAIWFLFDSISGIIVSWHMRNLSRFYFWFSLILNIFGLLIAISLMFNPALSALTLIWLISFWLLIFGVNEIVVAFARR is encoded by the coding sequence ATGGATAATTTTTCTAGTTACAGAGAACATCGCGGCTTTGATTGGGCTGCATTTCTTGCAGGTATTTTAATGATTGTGGCGGGTTTGTTCCTGCTACGTCATCCGGGTAAGGCATTGCATGCCTTTGTTTTGTTGTTTGCTATTTTGTCGATTGTCCAAGGATTTGTGTGGCTTGCGTTTTATAGTCATTTTCACTATTATATTTCCCTGAGCTGGATGTCGATTGTATCTGGGGTGCTAGATATCTTAGTTGGTATTTTGTTTCTATATTCATACGATGCCGCTGGGTTAACGCTGGCATACTTGTTTGCAATTTGGTTTTTGTTTGATTCCATTTCCGGCATTATCGTTTCGTGGCATATGCGCAACCTCTCGCGCTTTTATTTCTGGTTTAGCCTGATTTTAAATATTTTTGGCTTGCTAATTGCAATTAGTCTAATGTTTAATCCGGCATTATCGGCATTGACCTTGATTTGGCTGATTTCATTCTGGCTATTAATTTTTGGGGTTAATGAAATTGTTGTGGCTTTTGCCCGCAGATAA
- the rapZ gene encoding RNase adapter RapZ, which yields MADKKKQLLIVTGMSGAGKTVTAHALEDMGYFVVDNLPPTLLGSFWDLIVNSDDFTKVAVVIDLRVKNFYRDLLDEVNSLEDNGTVQTTIVFLDASNDTLVARYKETRRLPPLASSGRLLDGIEQERQILTGIRNRANYIIDTSELTTKQLKQKLLKEFSDRQRQPFSIEVMSFGFKYGMPIDADIVMDVRFLPNPFYIPKLRPFTGLDKRVFDYVMDKETTQTFYVKLLDLLKIALPGYIKEGKEKLTIAIGCTGGQHRSVAIAQQLARDLTKGGYQVDITHREISRYTRK from the coding sequence ATGGCTGACAAGAAAAAGCAATTGTTAATTGTCACAGGCATGAGTGGCGCCGGTAAAACGGTGACGGCGCATGCTTTAGAGGATATGGGCTATTTTGTGGTCGATAATTTGCCGCCAACGCTTCTGGGGAGTTTTTGGGATTTGATTGTAAATTCTGATGATTTCACAAAAGTTGCGGTTGTGATTGATTTACGGGTGAAAAATTTTTACCGTGATTTGCTTGATGAGGTTAATTCATTAGAAGACAACGGAACTGTGCAGACGACAATCGTCTTTTTGGATGCGTCAAACGATACATTGGTTGCGCGGTATAAGGAAACACGCAGGCTGCCGCCGCTTGCCAGTAGTGGCCGTTTGCTTGACGGGATTGAGCAAGAACGGCAAATTTTAACCGGAATCCGCAATCGCGCGAACTATATTATTGATACTTCTGAGTTAACGACTAAGCAGCTAAAACAAAAGTTGCTTAAAGAATTTAGCGATCGGCAAAGGCAGCCATTTTCGATTGAAGTGATGTCATTTGGCTTTAAGTATGGGATGCCAATCGATGCCGATATTGTAATGGACGTGCGTTTTTTGCCGAATCCATTTTATATACCAAAATTGCGGCCGTTTACCGGTTTAGACAAGCGGGTCTTTGATTACGTGATGGATAAAGAGACAACGCAGACCTTTTATGTGAAATTGCTTGACCTCTTAAAAATTGCTTTGCCCGGTTATATTAAAGAAGGCAAGGAAAAACTGACAATTGCGATTGGCTGCACGGGTGGTCAACACCGCAGCGTGGCGATTGCCCAGCAACTAGCCCGTGATTTAACTAAAGGCGGTTATCAGGTAGATATTACGCATCGTGAAATCAGTCGCTACACTAGAAAATAG
- the yvcK gene encoding uridine diphosphate-N-acetylglucosamine-binding protein YvcK → MAYGEGKIIRVIKSRRPKVVVIGGGTGLPVILNALKDQNAEITAIVTVSDDGGSSGSIRNFINVVPPGDIRNVLVALSDISQEEKNIFQYRFDSSDSFFSGHAIGNLIIAALNEMHGNIFDAVQSLSKMMHVDGHVFPASNEPLTLNAEFIDSTKQAGEKEITDKDKRIKRVWVTDTNSDDKPEAVLPVLASVMQADAVVLGPGSLFTSILPNLMIPNLGQAVRETSAEVIYICNIMTQLGETDHFSDSEHVAVINNHLGGNYIDTTLVNGAKIDMSKFNPADYDAYLEPVKNDFAGLRAQGSRVITDDFIDQRSGLVFHDGKKVAREIISLAYEAMSRRKRTDK, encoded by the coding sequence ATGGCGTATGGAGAAGGAAAAATTATCCGGGTAATTAAAAGTAGACGTCCTAAAGTCGTAGTTATTGGCGGCGGGACTGGCTTACCCGTAATTTTAAATGCATTAAAGGACCAGAATGCCGAAATCACGGCAATTGTGACCGTTTCGGATGATGGTGGGTCGTCAGGTTCAATTCGCAACTTTATTAATGTTGTGCCGCCCGGTGATATTCGTAATGTGCTAGTGGCTCTAAGTGATATTTCGCAAGAAGAGAAAAATATTTTTCAATACCGGTTTGATTCGTCAGACTCATTCTTTTCCGGCCATGCCATCGGTAATCTGATTATTGCAGCGCTAAATGAAATGCACGGCAATATCTTTGACGCAGTGCAGTCTTTATCCAAAATGATGCACGTTGATGGCCATGTTTTTCCTGCATCGAATGAACCTTTGACCTTAAATGCGGAATTTATTGATAGTACCAAGCAAGCTGGTGAAAAGGAAATCACTGATAAAGATAAGCGAATTAAACGCGTTTGGGTGACGGACACCAATTCTGATGATAAGCCGGAAGCGGTTTTACCGGTTTTGGCTTCCGTGATGCAGGCAGATGCTGTTGTATTGGGCCCAGGTAGTTTATTTACGTCAATTTTGCCTAATTTGATGATTCCGAATCTTGGTCAAGCGGTGCGCGAAACCAGTGCGGAAGTGATTTATATTTGTAATATTATGACGCAGTTGGGTGAGACCGATCATTTTTCTGATAGTGAGCACGTTGCGGTCATTAATAACCATCTTGGTGGCAATTATATTGATACAACGCTGGTTAATGGTGCCAAAATCGATATGAGCAAGTTTAATCCAGCAGATTACGATGCATACTTGGAACCTGTTAAGAATGACTTTGCGGGCTTGCGAGCTCAAGGCAGTCGCGTGATTACCGATGATTTCATTGACCAGCGCAGTGGTCTGGTCTTTCATGATGGTAAAAAGGTGGCGCGTGAGATTATCAGTTTGGCGTATGAAGCAATGTCCCGCAGAAAGAGGACCGATAAGTAA
- the whiA gene encoding DNA-binding protein WhiA, with the protein MASYASNVKKELTALPIHPEHAKAELAAFLRMNGVLNFHDHQFSLDITTENPAIARRIFSLIKTAYRVEPLLIVSRKMKLKKNNQYLVRLQNHVREILTNLEILSAESGLLTRIPKRIITSKEGAMSYLRGAFLASGSVNNPETSRYHLEIYSAYEDHNDDLLELMNHYFFLNAKTTKRRRGFIVYLKEAEKIGDFLHIVGALNAMLAFEDLRIMRDMRNSVNRLVNCDTANLKKTATAAAKQVEDIELIERKKGLDTLPEKLRDLAQLRLTNPELSLKELAEQVPDGPISKSGVNHRLKKLHELAETLRQ; encoded by the coding sequence ATGGCAAGTTATGCGAGTAATGTTAAAAAGGAATTGACGGCATTGCCAATTCATCCCGAGCATGCGAAAGCAGAGCTGGCGGCATTTTTGCGAATGAATGGTGTGTTAAACTTTCACGATCATCAGTTTAGTTTGGATATTACCACAGAAAATCCGGCGATTGCGCGGCGGATTTTTTCCTTGATTAAAACCGCTTATCGCGTTGAGCCGCTGCTCATCGTGTCACGCAAGATGAAATTGAAGAAGAATAACCAATACCTTGTTCGCCTGCAAAATCATGTCCGTGAAATTTTAACCAATTTGGAGATTTTATCTGCGGAATCAGGCTTACTGACGCGAATTCCTAAGCGAATTATTACCTCTAAGGAAGGTGCAATGTCGTATTTGCGTGGTGCATTTTTGGCCAGCGGCAGCGTCAACAATCCCGAGACTAGTCGTTATCATCTGGAAATTTATTCAGCTTATGAAGATCATAATGATGATTTGCTGGAATTAATGAACCATTATTTTTTCTTGAATGCAAAAACAACTAAACGCAGGCGTGGATTTATTGTTTATCTCAAGGAAGCAGAAAAAATTGGTGATTTTCTTCATATTGTGGGCGCGTTGAATGCCATGCTAGCGTTTGAAGATTTACGGATTATGCGTGATATGCGCAACTCTGTTAATCGGCTGGTCAACTGCGATACAGCTAATTTGAAAAAAACAGCAACAGCAGCTGCCAAGCAGGTTGAAGATATTGAATTGATTGAACGCAAGAAGGGACTAGATACATTACCGGAAAAGTTGCGTGACCTGGCGCAGTTGCGGTTAACTAATCCAGAGTTATCATTAAAGGAGCTGGCAGAGCAGGTGCCAGATGGCCCAATTTCAAAATCTGGTGTTAATCACCGACTTAAAAAATTGCACGAGTTAGCAGAAACCTTAAGACAATAA
- the clpP gene encoding ATP-dependent Clp endopeptidase proteolytic subunit ClpP, protein MLVPTVIEQTARGERAYDIYSRLLKDRIIMLSGEINDDMANTIIAQLLFLDAQDNTKDISLYINSPGGVITSGLAIMDTMNFIKSDVSTIAIGMAASMASILLTSGAKGKRFALPNSTVLIHQPLGGAQGQQTDIQIAATEILKSREKINNIIHETTGQPLDKIQKDTERDNYMTAQEAKDYGLIDEIMVNKKK, encoded by the coding sequence ATGCTTGTACCTACAGTTATCGAACAAACTGCTCGCGGTGAACGTGCATACGACATTTATTCGCGGTTATTAAAAGACCGGATTATCATGCTGAGTGGCGAAATTAACGATGATATGGCAAATACGATTATTGCGCAACTACTTTTCCTTGATGCTCAAGACAACACCAAAGATATTTCACTTTACATTAACTCACCCGGTGGTGTAATCACTTCAGGCTTGGCAATTATGGATACAATGAACTTTATCAAGTCCGACGTTTCCACGATTGCCATCGGGATGGCCGCTTCAATGGCTTCAATCTTACTTACTAGTGGTGCCAAAGGTAAACGGTTTGCATTGCCAAACTCGACAGTCTTAATTCACCAACCTTTAGGTGGTGCTCAGGGTCAGCAAACTGACATTCAAATTGCTGCTACTGAAATTTTGAAGAGTCGGGAAAAGATTAACAACATTATCCACGAAACTACCGGCCAGCCGTTAGACAAAATCCAAAAGGACACTGAACGCGACAACTACATGACCGCGCAAGAAGCTAAGGATTACGGCTTGATTGACGAAATTATGGTTAACAAGAAAAAGTAA
- a CDS encoding SH3-like domain-containing protein, whose product MKHFNKIATIMTTLMLGASVATSSPTAAVFAATTDSDAPASDTSANSNSNSVNRPDDSKDTTGTNTPDADKPADNTKPDDTSNAADTDKPKKHKAKPKQKVTGYSMMTKVAGNKNYKVWKTVSDGKVHTKVADGKIYQYNHIQSDQLIETKKARYWRIYVDGREVGYVNENYFAKNQIAVPKTVSLVRNDNYDFFSSDAISYVTNSMGTVIDSSQVKISKQDISCSKAKTYKVKYSYGSAKATVKVTVRKSTSEGIVDPNDYASVTGQPGTEDYKSWKKHYGSSVNYISPTEYTPETESHTLSSNGLTLKTKFYQPVLLSVKDPSDDNINRVGHIPEGMTVSNGWAYTSLLSHTNLMSGHVVGYDLNKLKSPYNAQHLLDMSQTDFNNYVKHIKVSQYIPIGHGQAMGASNKYIYVINNDHTQKESTDSVELVQIRKSDMQINKIWTFKTWIGDDSQPRYFQNGVVMSDTDMYTVYHDAKNKCYEYWELQRKGDNWYPKLVGKTNGNFVSNGAPVQGFAYDPVNQRFYLGFNDLIFKMSRDGAIKQAYQFDTGREIEGMSVSDNQLYVNLAQRAELLVSMNIN is encoded by the coding sequence TTGAAGCATTTTAATAAAATAGCAACTATTATGACGACTTTGATGCTGGGAGCATCTGTCGCAACTAGCTCCCCTACGGCAGCAGTTTTTGCTGCTACAACTGACTCTGATGCACCTGCTTCAGATACCAGTGCAAATTCCAATTCGAATTCTGTGAATAGGCCTGACGACTCAAAGGATACAACTGGCACTAATACACCAGATGCAGATAAGCCGGCCGATAATACTAAGCCTGATGACACATCGAACGCTGCAGATACTGATAAACCAAAAAAGCATAAAGCTAAGCCAAAGCAAAAGGTTACTGGTTATTCAATGATGACCAAGGTTGCTGGTAACAAGAATTATAAGGTTTGGAAGACAGTTTCTGACGGTAAGGTTCACACTAAAGTTGCCGACGGTAAGATTTACCAATACAATCACATTCAGTCAGATCAATTGATTGAGACCAAGAAGGCCCGTTATTGGCGAATTTATGTTGACGGTCGTGAAGTTGGTTATGTCAACGAAAATTATTTTGCTAAAAATCAGATTGCAGTACCGAAGACAGTTTCTTTAGTACGGAATGATAACTATGACTTTTTCTCATCTGACGCTATTTCCTATGTTACTAACAGCATGGGAACTGTCATTGATAGCAGTCAAGTTAAAATTTCTAAGCAAGACATTTCTTGTAGTAAGGCTAAAACTTATAAAGTTAAATACAGTTATGGCTCAGCCAAAGCTACAGTTAAGGTAACGGTAAGAAAGAGTACCAGTGAAGGAATTGTTGATCCCAACGATTATGCTTCTGTGACTGGACAACCTGGTACTGAGGATTATAAGAGCTGGAAAAAGCACTATGGTTCCTCAGTTAATTACATTAGTCCAACTGAGTATACCCCAGAAACTGAGTCTCATACTTTAAGTAGTAACGGCTTGACATTGAAGACCAAGTTTTATCAACCAGTGTTACTAAGTGTTAAAGATCCATCCGATGATAACATTAACCGTGTGGGTCATATTCCAGAAGGGATGACGGTTTCTAATGGTTGGGCTTACACGAGTTTATTAAGTCACACCAACTTAATGTCAGGACATGTTGTTGGTTATGATTTAAATAAGTTAAAAAGTCCATATAATGCTCAGCACCTGCTCGATATGTCGCAAACTGATTTTAATAATTATGTAAAGCATATCAAGGTTAGTCAATATATTCCGATTGGCCACGGTCAAGCAATGGGCGCAAGCAATAAATATATTTACGTGATTAACAATGATCATACACAAAAGGAAAGTACTGACTCAGTTGAATTGGTACAAATTCGCAAGAGTGATATGCAAATTAATAAGATTTGGACTTTTAAGACCTGGATTGGTGACGATTCACAACCGCGTTATTTCCAAAATGGTGTTGTAATGTCTGATACTGACATGTACACTGTTTATCACGATGCCAAGAACAAGTGCTATGAGTACTGGGAATTGCAACGCAAAGGTGATAATTGGTACCCAAAGCTTGTTGGTAAGACCAATGGTAATTTTGTTAGTAACGGTGCCCCAGTTCAGGGCTTTGCCTATGATCCCGTTAACCAAAGGTTCTACTTGGGCTTTAACGATTTGATCTTTAAGATGAGTCGCGATGGTGCGATTAAGCAGGCTTACCAATTTGACACTGGTCGTGAGATTGAGGGCATGTCAGTTAGTGATAATCAGTTATACGTTAACTTGGCCCAACGTGCAGAATTGTTGGTTAGCATGAATATTAACTAA